Proteins from a single region of Octopus sinensis unplaced genomic scaffold, ASM634580v1 Contig03324, whole genome shotgun sequence:
- the LOC115227452 gene encoding protein GVQW3-like has product MRKNLRAGRLRLLPAITPRVQTCALDGFSFSPHASSRDVALSFFQELDDNQDQISLDIQQAFGDDAMDKTHIMEWYNRFKHGHTSVESEALSEAIRKPKLGRSRLEKDRRIFTKGLRVAIQEIAHKMGISTRSMHCILTKDLCMRRVSAKLIRKVLAEQQK; this is encoded by the coding sequence ATGCGTAAAAATCTTCGCGCCGGTAGACTGCGTCTGCTCCCGGCTATTACGCCTAGAGTACAGACGTGCGCACTCGACGGATTTTCGTTTTCACCGCACGCATCGAGCAGAGACGTTGCATTAAGTTTTTTCCAAGAACTTGATGATAATCAAGATCAGATCAGTCTAGATATTCAGCAGGCCTTTGGTGATGATGCCATGGATAAAACTCATATCATGGAGTGGTACAACCGTTTCAAACATGGCCACACCTCAGTGGAGAGCGAGGCGCTCTCAGAAGCCATCCGCAAGCCGAAACTAGGCAGGAGCCGATTGGAGAAGGATCGGCGAATATTCACGAAAGGCCTCCGTGTAGCAATCCAAGAAATTGCTCACAAAATGGGAATAAGCACAAGATCAATGCATTGCATTTTAACGAAGGATTTGTGCATGCGGAGAGTATCGGCGAAATTGATCCGCAAGGTCCTGGCGGAGCAGCAGAAGTAA